A genomic region of Methanofollis fontis contains the following coding sequences:
- a CDS encoding thiamine pyrophosphate-dependent enzyme: MRILVLDTIHGGALLAAALAEKGHEVDAVDVYRGDGGITAEEAAERDYDLVAAPVHLNPAHPLLGRAQVVITHHEAVRMLLAGDRPSPMIEITGMQGKTTTAAALASVMPGPGILHTSRGTVRYPGGETLWRRSITPASALSAAVEATRIGGWCVIEESLGVSGAGDLAVLTSAGDYPIAGGQRRAFEAKVRSLANAPEALVPPGMRLQGAVAADEIAVIEEERCSYCYGGIEGMFEHPLLSLRAYREPLREREGTETRERVQKDREEWRAQTAGEADAAAVPLRPPYIMAVLSRVLPEDTVISVDVGENGWWFGRNFLMKPGQRFVMSGYLATMGFALPAAIAARLAYPERPSVCITGDGGFSMSMAEFLTAVQYDLPVTVILLNNHELGMIRVEQRMEHYPNFGTGLTNPDFAAYARSCGGVGFRVERPEECAEAVVQALKSGVPAIVDIETDPERF; encoded by the coding sequence ATGAGAATTCTCGTCCTCGATACAATCCACGGCGGTGCCCTGCTGGCAGCGGCACTGGCCGAAAAGGGGCATGAGGTGGATGCCGTTGACGTCTATCGGGGGGACGGCGGGATCACGGCGGAGGAGGCGGCAGAGCGGGACTACGACCTCGTCGCCGCCCCGGTGCATCTCAACCCCGCCCACCCCCTCCTCGGGCGGGCCCAGGTGGTGATCACCCACCATGAGGCCGTCCGCATGCTTTTAGCCGGGGATCGCCCCTCACCGATGATCGAGATCACCGGAATGCAGGGGAAGACCACAACCGCGGCGGCGCTGGCATCGGTGATGCCGGGACCGGGCATACTCCACACCTCACGCGGCACAGTCCGGTATCCGGGTGGCGAGACGCTCTGGCGCCGCTCCATCACCCCTGCCTCGGCGCTGTCGGCGGCGGTGGAGGCAACCCGTATTGGCGGATGGTGCGTGATCGAGGAGTCGCTGGGTGTGAGCGGTGCCGGCGACCTTGCTGTGCTCACCTCTGCCGGAGACTACCCGATCGCCGGCGGACAGCGGCGGGCGTTCGAAGCAAAGGTCCGCTCCCTTGCGAATGCACCAGAGGCGCTTGTCCCGCCGGGCATGCGGTTACAGGGGGCAGTGGCGGCCGACGAGATCGCCGTCATCGAGGAGGAGCGCTGCTCCTACTGCTATGGCGGGATCGAGGGTATGTTCGAACACCCGCTTCTCAGCCTCCGGGCCTACCGGGAGCCCCTGCGGGAAAGGGAGGGGACGGAGACCAGGGAGCGGGTGCAGAAGGATCGGGAGGAGTGGCGGGCGCAGACGGCGGGCGAGGCGGATGCGGCGGCCGTGCCTCTGCGGCCCCCCTACATCATGGCGGTGCTCTCCCGGGTGCTGCCCGAGGACACCGTGATATCGGTGGATGTCGGGGAGAACGGCTGGTGGTTCGGCCGGAACTTCCTGATGAAACCGGGTCAGCGGTTCGTGATGTCCGGTTATCTTGCCACGATGGGGTTTGCGCTGCCGGCGGCGATTGCGGCGCGGCTGGCCTATCCTGAGCGCCCGTCGGTCTGCATCACCGGCGACGGCGGTTTTTCGATGTCGATGGCCGAGTTCCTGACTGCCGTACAGTACGATCTCCCGGTCACGGTGATCCTCCTGAACAACCACGAACTCGGGATGATCCGGGTGGAGCAGCGGATGGAGCACTACCCGAACTTCGGGACGGGCCTGACCAATCCCGATTTTGCGGCATATGCACGCTCCTGCGGCGGGGTGGGGTTCCGGGTGGAGCGTCCCGAGGAGTGCGCGGAGGCGGTTGTACAGGCCTTGAAGAGCGGCGTTCCGGCGATCGTGGACATCGAGACCGATCCCGAACGTTTCTAA
- a CDS encoding triphosphoribosyl-dephospho-CoA synthase, whose amino-acid sequence MTRTEAAQLAMVLEVTASPKPGNVDRGHDYPDTRLEHFLASAVFARCAFEHAEAGGSGLGSLIEEAVLDTSCHSGGNTHFGAFILLMPLVSGGSIDGAMRTVAETTVEDAVAFYRAFSATAVRVLEKDEIDVNDPAALTILRERNMNLYDVMAYSSERDMVAREWTNGFALCREAADLLVSYGPGREAIVRTFLDLLASYPDTFIAKKHGAAVAEETMMRAREVQAGRVALQAFDEECLARGINPGSLADIMIAGIYLALLEEWRWDC is encoded by the coding sequence ATGACGCGGACTGAGGCAGCGCAGCTGGCGATGGTGCTGGAGGTCACGGCCTCCCCAAAACCAGGGAATGTGGACCGGGGGCATGATTATCCAGATACCCGTCTCGAACATTTTCTTGCATCCGCCGTGTTTGCTCGTTGCGCCTTTGAGCATGCGGAGGCGGGAGGGAGCGGACTCGGCAGCCTGATCGAGGAGGCGGTGCTGGACACCAGCTGCCATTCAGGCGGAAACACCCATTTCGGCGCCTTCATCCTGCTGATGCCACTCGTCTCGGGCGGGAGTATCGATGGAGCAATGCGGACGGTGGCTGAAACCACGGTCGAGGATGCCGTCGCATTTTACCGGGCATTTTCGGCGACGGCGGTGCGGGTGCTGGAAAAAGACGAGATCGACGTGAACGATCCCGCTGCATTGACCATCCTCAGGGAGCGGAATATGAACCTCTACGACGTGATGGCCTATTCGTCGGAGCGTGATATGGTGGCGAGGGAGTGGACGAACGGTTTTGCACTCTGCCGGGAGGCGGCCGACCTCCTCGTTTCATATGGGCCGGGAAGGGAGGCAATCGTCCGGACCTTCCTCGACCTGCTCGCCTCCTACCCCGACACCTTCATCGCAAAGAAACACGGCGCCGCCGTCGCTGAGGAGACCATGATGCGAGCGAGGGAGGTGCAGGCCGGGAGGGTTGCCCTCCAGGCGTTCGACGAGGAGTGCCTGGCCCGCGGGATCAATCCGGGGTCGCTTGCCGACATCATGATCGCCGGGATCTATCTCGCCCTGCTGGAGGAGTGGCGATGGGACTGCTGA
- the cfbA gene encoding sirohydrochlorin nickelochelatase gives MARKGLLLVGHGSKLPYNKELIENTAALIAEQHPEFLVKPGFMSMNEPTVTDVLNSFKHDDIDLLVVVPLFLAKGVHILKDIPELLGLPEGEKKGTFAHNSGSIPLVYADPIGGDPLLADLMVKNARMAIEQNA, from the coding sequence ATGGCACGCAAAGGATTGTTACTCGTCGGCCACGGCAGCAAACTCCCTTATAACAAGGAGCTCATCGAGAACACGGCGGCGCTCATCGCAGAGCAGCACCCGGAGTTCCTCGTAAAGCCGGGTTTCATGTCCATGAACGAACCGACTGTCACCGATGTCCTGAACTCCTTCAAACATGACGACATCGACCTTCTCGTCGTCGTGCCGCTTTTCCTTGCTAAGGGCGTCCACATCCTCAAGGACATCCCCGAACTCCTCGGTCTCCCGGAGGGCGAGAAGAAGGGCACATTTGCACACAATTCGGGCTCAATCCCCCTCGTCTATGCCGATCCGATCGGGGGCGACCCCCTCCTCGCTGACCTGATGGTCAAGAACGCCAGGATGGCGATCGAGCAGAACGCCTGA
- a CDS encoding pyridoxal phosphate-dependent aminotransferase, whose translation MKQVQVLRTDPHMGAITMPENLRVGLMINRQREACSRIGCDARFYNFAFGQSPFPVPPPMVRALTSGAVRGEYTDAAGIPELREAISNFYGRHFAISTGPERVVVGNGTKELMFMLFSMLDATVIIPSPSWVGYAPILRLLGKSYVSLALERERGYRIDPRDLAALLAKNPDRRHLLVLNNPNNPTGALYSQRELEEIAEVCRTYGCLVLADEIYALTTYAFEHFVSMGVMYPEGTFVTGGLSKDRSAAGYRLGTCILPADAPDELLDDLTKVAATIRTSVAAPVQHAAVTAYSPSVEIEEYMRNIRSIHSIMCRYLSRATAMIKGVGATQPEGGFYFLADFNALRDRLESAGIAGADDLSAAMLAHPHHIATVGGEAIMLPQENLSLRIACVDYDGAAALEHYRSDPPRSSLDEVAFVNDAAPRMVDGITAIRRFVEGVKKR comes from the coding sequence ATGAAGCAGGTCCAGGTGTTACGGACAGACCCCCACATGGGGGCGATCACCATGCCCGAGAACCTCAGGGTGGGTCTGATGATCAACAGGCAGAGGGAGGCGTGCAGCAGGATTGGCTGCGACGCCCGGTTTTATAATTTTGCGTTCGGCCAGTCGCCGTTCCCGGTGCCGCCACCCATGGTGCGGGCGCTGACCTCGGGAGCGGTTCGGGGGGAGTATACGGATGCAGCAGGAATACCAGAACTGAGGGAAGCAATTTCGAATTTTTACGGCCGGCATTTCGCTATTTCTACCGGCCCGGAGCGGGTGGTTGTCGGGAACGGCACCAAGGAATTGATGTTCATGCTCTTCTCCATGCTGGACGCCACGGTGATCATCCCCTCCCCCTCGTGGGTGGGGTATGCGCCGATACTCAGACTGCTCGGAAAATCGTATGTGAGTCTGGCCCTGGAGCGTGAACGCGGTTATCGGATCGATCCAAGGGATCTGGCCGCACTGCTGGCGAAGAACCCGGACCGCCGCCATCTGCTGGTGCTCAACAACCCCAACAACCCCACCGGCGCCCTCTACAGCCAGCGGGAACTGGAGGAGATCGCCGAGGTCTGCAGGACCTACGGCTGCCTGGTGCTCGCCGATGAGATCTATGCCCTGACCACCTACGCCTTCGAGCATTTCGTCTCGATGGGGGTGATGTACCCGGAGGGCACCTTCGTCACCGGCGGTCTCTCGAAGGACCGTTCGGCCGCCGGATACCGTCTGGGCACCTGCATCCTGCCGGCAGACGCACCCGACGAACTCCTTGACGACCTCACGAAGGTGGCGGCGACGATCCGCACCTCGGTGGCGGCGCCGGTCCAGCACGCCGCCGTCACCGCCTATTCGCCGAGCGTCGAGATCGAGGAGTATATGCGAAACATCAGATCGATCCACTCGATCATGTGCCGCTACCTGTCCAGGGCGACGGCGATGATCAAGGGGGTGGGGGCGACACAACCGGAAGGCGGGTTCTATTTCCTTGCGGACTTCAACGCCCTCAGGGACCGCCTGGAGTCGGCCGGTATCGCCGGTGCAGACGACCTCTCGGCCGCCATGCTCGCCCATCCCCACCATATCGCCACGGTGGGGGGAGAGGCGATCATGCTCCCGCAGGAGAACCTCTCCCTCAGGATCGCCTGCGTGGACTATGACGGGGCGGCGGCGCTCGAACACTACCGGAGCGATCCCCCGAGGAGCAGTCTTGATGAGGTGGCGTTCGTGAACGATGCCGCACCCCGCATGGTCGATGGGATCACGGCGATCCGGCGTTTTGTTGAGGGTGTGAAGAAGAGATAG
- a CDS encoding DUF447 domain-containing protein, with amino-acid sequence MGLLREGINEMIATTQGNAAPMGFIFRNESASMVLFKGSHTEENIRRDGWVVANVTHDPVVWVRTAFEDLSADAFIDIEAEGRTMQRLAACEAWAAFHATVRHETAETYFVTLEPLGGEVLDPSVHPHNRGFAGIVEATVHATRFMMGRDPALRALIDHHLAIVQKCGGPREREAAALLEGYII; translated from the coding sequence ATGGGACTGCTGAGGGAGGGGATCAACGAGATGATCGCCACCACACAGGGAAACGCCGCACCGATGGGGTTCATCTTCCGGAATGAGAGCGCTTCGATGGTTCTCTTCAAGGGTTCGCATACCGAGGAGAATATCCGGCGGGATGGATGGGTGGTGGCAAACGTCACCCACGACCCGGTTGTCTGGGTGCGGACGGCCTTTGAGGACCTTTCGGCCGACGCCTTCATCGATATCGAGGCGGAGGGCCGCACGATGCAGCGACTCGCCGCCTGTGAGGCCTGGGCGGCCTTCCATGCAACGGTCAGGCACGAGACGGCAGAGACCTATTTTGTCACTCTCGAACCCCTGGGGGGTGAAGTGCTCGACCCCTCGGTGCACCCGCACAACCGCGGTTTCGCCGGGATCGTCGAGGCGACGGTGCACGCCACGCGCTTTATGATGGGCCGCGATCCCGCCCTCAGGGCCCTGATCGACCACCACCTGGCGATCGTGCAAAAATGCGGGGGGCCGCGGGAGCGGGAAGCGGCGGCACTGCTGGAAGGCTATATCATTTGA
- a CDS encoding methanogenesis marker 9 domain-containing protein, translating into MNDSLKRCGLIINGQAVRTPIAIASMAGVVDASYVLARKDHIGAAFIGGYSIDEKTIAASREMAAEGRTEFLYDDPVAALQEQVDALRESGVVIGLNLRGSTPESYTAIASAIGNGVIYEIDAHCRQPAMIAAGCGEALLNEPHRLAETIRALKTLDVTVSVKIRAGVAPDDRHLARLLWRAGADIIHVDLMDFGHSRLRQIRNACPLVLIANNSITSFDRAMEMFSHGADMVSLARRSDERTLAGLDAAIQRKEEETGWYNAPKQLCRGGDVRALTFCCLPVKHCPLIPFLERIGLSKEEYMHIKTEAVKGTPLEKGKITCFQSLAWCCKSSSPCMLREVALQREAGITTREYMQEKRRLSERIMERVYDAVPDDDAD; encoded by the coding sequence ATGAATGATTCCTTAAAGCGCTGTGGACTCATCATCAATGGACAGGCGGTCAGGACGCCAATCGCCATCGCCTCAATGGCCGGGGTGGTGGATGCCTCCTATGTGCTCGCCCGCAAAGATCATATTGGAGCCGCATTTATCGGCGGTTATTCCATCGACGAAAAAACGATAGCGGCAAGCCGGGAGATGGCCGCAGAAGGGCGGACCGAGTTTCTGTACGATGATCCGGTGGCGGCGCTGCAGGAGCAGGTGGACGCCCTCAGGGAGAGCGGGGTGGTCATCGGCCTGAACCTGCGTGGAAGCACCCCCGAATCATATACGGCGATCGCCTCAGCGATCGGGAACGGGGTGATCTATGAGATTGACGCCCATTGCCGCCAGCCCGCCATGATCGCCGCCGGTTGTGGCGAGGCGCTGCTGAACGAACCGCACCGACTTGCAGAGACGATCCGAGCCCTGAAGACCCTTGATGTGACGGTATCAGTGAAGATCCGGGCCGGTGTGGCGCCGGACGACCGCCATCTTGCCCGCCTGCTCTGGAGGGCCGGGGCGGATATCATCCATGTGGACCTGATGGACTTCGGCCATTCCCGTCTCCGCCAGATCAGGAACGCCTGCCCCCTTGTTCTCATCGCCAACAACTCCATCACCTCCTTTGACCGTGCGATGGAGATGTTCTCCCATGGTGCCGATATGGTCTCGCTTGCCCGCCGGTCGGACGAGCGGACACTCGCCGGACTCGATGCCGCCATACAGCGGAAGGAAGAGGAGACAGGCTGGTACAATGCACCCAAGCAGCTCTGCAGGGGGGGCGATGTCCGCGCCCTCACCTTCTGCTGCCTGCCGGTGAAGCACTGCCCACTCATCCCCTTCCTGGAGCGGATCGGTCTTTCAAAGGAGGAATATATGCACATCAAGACGGAGGCAGTGAAGGGCACGCCCCTTGAGAAGGGGAAGATCACCTGTTTCCAGTCACTTGCATGGTGCTGCAAGTCTTCCTCCCCCTGCATGCTCAGGGAGGTCGCCCTGCAGCGCGAGGCCGGGATCACCACCAGGGAGTATATGCAGGAGAAACGCCGCCTTTCCGAGCGGATCATGGAACGGGTGTATGATGCAGTGCCGGACGATGACGCGGACTGA